A stretch of Phragmites australis chromosome 12, lpPhrAust1.1, whole genome shotgun sequence DNA encodes these proteins:
- the LOC133886543 gene encoding uncharacterized protein LOC133886543, which translates to MSAFGLVRAPSLMRRFVNAVVQTFGDEYLSSPNEEDTARLLAINLRRGFPGMLGSVDCMYWRWKNCPTSWAGSYTGHVNAPTIILEAVASQDLWIWHAFFGMPGSLNDINVLHQSHLLDDLAAGEAPKVNYTINGHEYTMGYYLADGIYPEWATFVKPILSPVGRKRQHFVVQQATPRKDVERAFGVLQSRFPIVRGATRLWDEETLFAIMTACIIMHNMIIEDERKDDDVDYVYEGAGEDVQASHDVTPPLMVLSQRYNAIRCKQSHVHLREDFVEHLWQLHRGDF; encoded by the coding sequence ATGAGTGCCTTCGGCTTGGTGAGAGCACCATCATTGATGCGACGTTTCGTCAATGCTGTTGTGCAGACATTCGGCGATGAGTACCTTAGTTCTCCTAATGAGGAGGACACTGCGCGGTTGCTAGCCATCAACTTGCGCAGAGGCTTCCCCGGGATGTTAGGAAGCGTTGATTGTATGtattggaggtggaagaactgccCTACGTCGTGGGCCGGGTCTTACACGGGGCATGTTAACGCTCCAACTATCATTCTTGAGGCGGTAGCGTCGCAGGACCTGTGGATCTGGCATGCGTTTTTCGGCATGCCTGGTTCGCTAAACGACATCAATGTCCTCCACCAATCACATCTCCTCGATGACTTAGCCGCCGGAGAGGCACCAAAGGTTAATTACACAATCAATGGTCACGAGTACACAATGGGTTACTACCTTGCCGACGGAATTTATCCGGAATGGGCCACGTTTGTGAAACCCATTCTGTCTCCTGTCGGCCGGAAGCGGCAACACTTTGTCGTGCAACAAGCGACGCCTCGCAAGGACGTCGAGCGCGCTTTCGGAGTACTCCAGTCGCGGTTTCCCATTGTTCGAGGGGCAACACGTTTGTGGGACGAGGAAACCTTGTTCGCCATCATGACCGCATGCAtaatcatgcacaacatgattaTTGAAGACGAGCGCAAAGACGACGATGTGGACTATGTGTACGAGGGAGCAGGTGAAGACGTCCAGGCTTCTCACGACGTGACGCCACCATTGATGGTCTTGAGCCAACGGTACAATGCTATTCGATGCAAGCAGTCCCATGTTCATCTCCGGGAAGACTTTGTCGAACACCTTTGGCAGTTACACAGAGGCGACTTTTAG